Proteins from one Sabethes cyaneus chromosome 2, idSabCyanKW18_F2, whole genome shotgun sequence genomic window:
- the LOC128737444 gene encoding SAGA-associated factor 29 isoform X1: protein MPLTAEQAMLQVQERLRALKSLIIEIENERKRNEPNIVNSIRLAKMSNDEKSSSLNHKLKSVYKIGLQDAIQEENLIRQALAKIQDIRNIRNERRIQARNAGNKETIRRGALMKMLQISAQTLPLFVSKPGEKIPALCGSIPADNSYVAKPGDMVAALVKGLEDEENWILAEVVQYISSANKYEVDDIDEEQKDRHILSKRRIVPLPLMRANPETDGQALFSKGTTVMALYPQTTCFYKAVINQLPQTANEEYEVLFEDPTYADGYSPPLHVAQRYVIAIKQNKKVSASS, encoded by the exons ATGCCATTAACAGCAGAACAAGCGATGCTACAAGTGCAG GAGCGCCTTCGTGCCCTGAAATCACTGatcattgaaattgaaaatgagCGCAAGAGAAATGAGCCGAATATAGTCAACTCCATTCGTTTAGCCAAGATGTCGAATGATGAAAAGTCATCATCTTTAAATCATAAACTTAAATCCGTTTACAAAATCGGCCTTCAAGATGCGATTCAAGAAGAGAATCTAATTCGTCAAGCATTGGCAAAAATCCAAGACATTCGCAATATACGCAATGAACGCCGGATTCAAGCGCGGAATGCCGGAAATAAGGAAACCATAAGAAGAGGAGCCCTAATGAAAATGTTACAAATTTCTGCTCAGACACTGCCTCTTTTTGTCAGCAAACCTGGCGAAAAAATTCCGGCACTTTGTGGAAGTATACCTGCAGATAACAGTTACGTGGCTAAACCAGGAGATATGGTTGCAGCACTTGTTAAGGGTCTTGAAGATGAAGAGAACTGGATCCTAGCAGAGGTCGTTCAATATATATCATCTGCCAATAAGTATGAAGTGGATGATATTGACGAGGAACAAAAGGATAGACACATTTTAAGCAAGCGGCGTATTGTACCCCTACCATTAATGCGAGCGAACCCGGAAACAGATGGTCAGGCCCTATTCTCTAAAGGCACCACCGTAATGGCCCTTTATCCACAAACTACATGTTTTTATAAAGCTGTAATCAATCAACTGCCTCAAACAGCAAACGAAGAATATGAAGTTCTTTTTGAAGATCCCACATATGCGGATGGTTATTCTCCACCATTGCACGTTGCTCAGCGATATGTGATTGCCattaagcaaaacaaaaaggTTAGCGCTAGCTCCTGA
- the LOC128737444 gene encoding SAGA-associated factor 29 isoform X2, producing the protein MSNDEKSSSLNHKLKSVYKIGLQDAIQEENLIRQALAKIQDIRNIRNERRIQARNAGNKETIRRGALMKMLQISAQTLPLFVSKPGEKIPALCGSIPADNSYVAKPGDMVAALVKGLEDEENWILAEVVQYISSANKYEVDDIDEEQKDRHILSKRRIVPLPLMRANPETDGQALFSKGTTVMALYPQTTCFYKAVINQLPQTANEEYEVLFEDPTYADGYSPPLHVAQRYVIAIKQNKKVSASS; encoded by the coding sequence ATGTCGAATGATGAAAAGTCATCATCTTTAAATCATAAACTTAAATCCGTTTACAAAATCGGCCTTCAAGATGCGATTCAAGAAGAGAATCTAATTCGTCAAGCATTGGCAAAAATCCAAGACATTCGCAATATACGCAATGAACGCCGGATTCAAGCGCGGAATGCCGGAAATAAGGAAACCATAAGAAGAGGAGCCCTAATGAAAATGTTACAAATTTCTGCTCAGACACTGCCTCTTTTTGTCAGCAAACCTGGCGAAAAAATTCCGGCACTTTGTGGAAGTATACCTGCAGATAACAGTTACGTGGCTAAACCAGGAGATATGGTTGCAGCACTTGTTAAGGGTCTTGAAGATGAAGAGAACTGGATCCTAGCAGAGGTCGTTCAATATATATCATCTGCCAATAAGTATGAAGTGGATGATATTGACGAGGAACAAAAGGATAGACACATTTTAAGCAAGCGGCGTATTGTACCCCTACCATTAATGCGAGCGAACCCGGAAACAGATGGTCAGGCCCTATTCTCTAAAGGCACCACCGTAATGGCCCTTTATCCACAAACTACATGTTTTTATAAAGCTGTAATCAATCAACTGCCTCAAACAGCAAACGAAGAATATGAAGTTCTTTTTGAAGATCCCACATATGCGGATGGTTATTCTCCACCATTGCACGTTGCTCAGCGATATGTGATTGCCattaagcaaaacaaaaaggTTAGCGCTAGCTCCTGA